The following are from one region of the Shinella sp. PSBB067 genome:
- a CDS encoding PilZ domain-containing protein encodes MTNIKDMPVRATNRSRVRIFADVRVMHQRCRGRVVDLSPTGMALDLEKPLQVLPGQLVTIESEELGRLSGTVRWLSNGRLGIQYKLSTNALAQITSYFRFFHEEVQPVLRR; translated from the coding sequence ATGACAAACATCAAGGATATGCCTGTCAGGGCGACCAATCGTTCCAGGGTCCGCATTTTCGCCGATGTCCGGGTCATGCACCAGCGGTGCCGGGGCCGGGTCGTGGACCTGTCGCCGACGGGCATGGCGCTTGACCTGGAAAAGCCGCTCCAGGTCCTGCCGGGTCAGCTCGTGACCATCGAGAGCGAGGAACTCGGCCGCCTCAGCGGCACGGTCCGCTGGCTCAGCAACGGCCGGCTCGGCATCCAGTACAAGCTGTCGACCAACGCGCTGGCGCAGATCACCTCCTATTTCCGCTTCTTCCACGAGGAGGTGCAGCCGGTCCTGCGCCGCTGA
- a CDS encoding LysR substrate-binding domain-containing protein yields the protein METLRRLLPSASSLIVFEAAGRHQNFTRAAGELGMTQAAVSYAVRNLEEQLGVALFHRAHRAVELTDAGERFHADVTLGLSRIQKSAEDIRAKGRETNVTLAASTAFASMWMLPRLAKLRADLPDIDLRIQTSVRDLDLDEEPIPLAIRGGDPAKWPRYHSALLAPEVITAVASPAFVESRGHPRTPEELLKLPLIHLEEPVRATCDWPEWFASAGVRYPAQARRLAINDYVLVIQAVLSGEGVALGWRHLIEGQVRSGALVPVGGHVLKTDDAFYIVWPRSRELNGPARRVRDWLQEEGRQSRAMEA from the coding sequence ATGGAAACCCTGCGCCGCCTGCTCCCTTCCGCCTCCAGCCTCATCGTCTTCGAGGCCGCCGGCCGGCACCAGAATTTCACCCGTGCCGCAGGCGAGCTCGGCATGACGCAGGCGGCCGTCTCCTATGCGGTGCGCAATCTGGAGGAACAGCTCGGCGTCGCGCTCTTCCACCGCGCCCACCGCGCGGTGGAGCTGACGGATGCCGGCGAGCGCTTCCATGCGGACGTGACGCTCGGGCTCTCGCGCATCCAGAAATCGGCGGAGGACATCCGCGCCAAGGGACGCGAGACGAATGTGACGCTCGCCGCCTCCACCGCCTTCGCCTCGATGTGGATGCTGCCGCGCCTCGCCAAGCTGAGGGCCGACCTGCCCGACATCGACCTTCGCATCCAGACCAGCGTGCGCGACCTCGACCTCGACGAGGAGCCGATCCCGCTCGCCATCCGCGGCGGCGACCCGGCGAAATGGCCGCGCTACCATTCCGCGCTGCTCGCGCCCGAGGTCATCACGGCGGTGGCGAGCCCCGCCTTCGTGGAAAGCCGCGGCCATCCGCGGACGCCGGAAGAATTGCTGAAGCTGCCGCTCATCCACCTGGAGGAGCCGGTGCGGGCGACCTGCGACTGGCCGGAATGGTTCGCAAGCGCGGGCGTGCGCTATCCCGCGCAGGCGCGGCGGCTCGCCATCAACGACTATGTCCTGGTGATCCAGGCGGTGCTTTCGGGCGAAGGCGTCGCGCTCGGCTGGCGGCATCTCATCGAGGGGCAGGTGCGCTCGGGCGCGCTCGTGCCCGTCGGCGGCCATGTGCTGAAGACGGACGACGCCTTCTACATCGTCTGGCCGCGCTCGCGCGAGCTCAACGGGCCGGCGCGGCGCGTGCGCGACTGGCTGCAGGAGGAAGGCCGGCAAAGCCGGGCGATGGAGGCCTGA
- a CDS encoding trimethylamine methyltransferase family protein has translation MVEAAAIEAPARRGRGTRRDAAAKPLGVPYILRGIPTYDVLSEENLGKIERAADRILAEVGIEFRDDPAALDHWKRAGATVEGVLVRFEPGMLREIVSSAPSTFTQHARNPANNVEIGGSAVVFSPAYGSPFVMDLDRGRRYGTLEDFRNFVRLAQASPWLHHSGGTICEPVDVPVNKRHLDMVYSHIRYSDRPFMGSITAEERAEDSIDMARILFGADFVDRNCVILGNVNVNSPLVWDGTMTRSLRAYARANQAAVIVPFILGGAMGPVTNAGAIAQSYAETLAGCALTQFERRGAPVIFGNFLSSMSLRSGSPTFGTPEPAIGSMVVGQLARRLGLPLRCAGNFSNSKLPDGQAMQEGLMSMLSAVHCGANFILHSAGFLDGLLSMSYEKFVMDADLCGALHSYLAGVTVDDNTLAMDAFLEVGPGSHFLGSAHTMRNYQAAFWDSTLSDNEPFEKWSGEGGATDMATRANRQWKKTLAEYEAPPLDVAIDEALCDYMDRKKAAMADAWY, from the coding sequence ATGGTTGAGGCAGCGGCGATCGAAGCGCCGGCACGGCGGGGCAGGGGCACGCGGCGCGACGCTGCGGCAAAGCCCCTCGGCGTGCCCTATATCCTGCGCGGCATCCCGACCTACGACGTCCTGTCGGAGGAGAACCTCGGGAAGATCGAGCGGGCCGCCGACCGCATCCTCGCCGAGGTCGGCATCGAGTTCCGCGACGACCCCGCCGCCCTCGACCACTGGAAGCGCGCCGGCGCGACGGTGGAGGGCGTGCTGGTGCGCTTCGAGCCCGGCATGCTGCGCGAGATCGTCTCCTCCGCGCCTTCCACCTTCACACAACATGCCCGCAACCCGGCGAACAATGTCGAGATCGGCGGCAGCGCCGTCGTCTTCTCGCCGGCCTACGGCTCGCCCTTCGTCATGGACCTCGACCGGGGCCGCCGCTACGGCACGCTGGAGGATTTCAGGAACTTCGTCAGGCTCGCCCAGGCGAGCCCCTGGCTGCACCATTCCGGCGGCACGATCTGCGAGCCGGTCGATGTTCCCGTCAACAAGCGCCACCTCGACATGGTCTACAGCCATATCCGCTATTCAGATCGTCCCTTCATGGGCTCGATCACCGCCGAGGAGCGCGCCGAGGATTCCATCGACATGGCGCGCATCCTGTTCGGCGCCGACTTCGTCGACCGCAACTGCGTCATCCTCGGCAATGTCAACGTCAACTCGCCGCTCGTCTGGGACGGCACCATGACGCGCTCGCTGCGCGCCTATGCCCGCGCCAACCAGGCCGCCGTCATCGTGCCCTTCATTCTCGGCGGCGCGATGGGGCCGGTGACGAATGCCGGGGCCATCGCCCAGTCCTATGCCGAGACGCTGGCCGGCTGCGCGTTGACCCAGTTTGAGCGCAGGGGCGCGCCGGTCATCTTCGGCAATTTCCTTTCCTCCATGTCGCTGCGCTCCGGCTCGCCCACCTTCGGCACGCCGGAGCCCGCCATCGGCTCCATGGTGGTCGGCCAGCTCGCGCGGCGGCTCGGGCTGCCGCTGCGCTGTGCCGGCAACTTCTCCAATTCCAAGCTGCCGGACGGGCAGGCCATGCAGGAAGGGCTGATGTCCATGCTGTCGGCCGTCCATTGCGGCGCGAACTTCATCCTGCATTCGGCCGGCTTCCTCGATGGCCTGCTGTCCATGTCCTACGAGAAGTTCGTGATGGATGCGGATCTCTGCGGCGCGCTGCATTCCTACCTCGCCGGCGTCACCGTGGACGACAACACGCTCGCCATGGACGCCTTCCTGGAGGTCGGCCCGGGCAGCCACTTCCTCGGCTCGGCCCACACGATGCGCAACTATCAGGCTGCCTTCTGGGATTCGACGCTGTCGGACAACGAGCCCTTCGAGAAATGGAGCGGCGAGGGCGGCGCGACGGACATGGCCACCCGCGCCAACCGCCAGTGGAAGAAGACGCTCGCCGAATACGAGGCGCCGCCGCTGGACGTCGCGATCGACGAGGCGCTCTGCGACTATATGGACCGCAAGAAGGCCGCCATGGCCGATGCATGGTATTGA
- a CDS encoding NADH:flavin oxidoreductase codes for MTQSKDPLLQPYRLKHLTLKNRIMSTSHEPAYSEDGMPKDRYRLYHLEKAKGGMALTMTAGSAIVSEDSPPAFGNLHAYCDEIVPWLKKIADDCHEHDCAVMIQLTHLGRRTGWNKGDWLPVLSASPVREPAHRAFPKEIEDWDIERIVGDYAAAAQRMQAAGLDGIEFEAYGHLMDSFWSPATNRREDEYGGSLDNRLRFSDMVLDAVRKAVGPDFIVGIRMVADEDWEAGLSRQEGVEIARRLAGSGKVDFLNIIRGHIDHDAHLTNVIPIQGMAASPHLDFAGEVRAATKFPVFHAARIADVATARHAIAEGKLDMVGMTRAHIADPHIVRKIEEGREAQIRPCVGATYCLDRIYEGGGALCIHNAATGREATIPHVISKSSGPRRKAVVVGAGPAGLEAARVLAERGHAVEVLEATGEAGGQILLAARNPRRRELVGIVDWRLAELERLGVPIRYNVFAGGDDVLALEPDLVVVATGGIAQNPELEAGDDLVISSWDIIAGAVKPEGPVLLYDDNGAHTGMTAAELIAKAGVEIELVSPERFFAPEIGGMNHVPYAKAFAERNVRVTINTRLKAVRRDGNALVATLGSDFSPTAAAERRVAQVVVEHGTMPMADLYFELKPLSRNLGAVDYKALMRQENPIRSRNPEGTFDLFRIGDAVHSRNIHAGIYDAMRYGVLF; via the coding sequence ATGACGCAATCGAAGGACCCGCTGCTCCAGCCCTACCGGCTGAAGCACCTGACGCTGAAGAACCGGATCATGTCGACCTCGCACGAGCCGGCCTATTCGGAAGACGGCATGCCGAAGGACCGCTACCGGCTCTATCATCTGGAAAAGGCGAAGGGCGGTATGGCCCTGACCATGACGGCGGGCTCGGCGATCGTCTCGGAGGATTCCCCGCCCGCCTTCGGCAATCTCCACGCCTATTGCGACGAGATCGTGCCCTGGCTGAAGAAGATCGCCGACGACTGTCACGAGCATGATTGCGCCGTCATGATCCAGCTCACCCATCTCGGCCGGCGGACGGGCTGGAACAAGGGCGACTGGCTGCCGGTCCTTTCCGCCTCGCCGGTGCGCGAGCCCGCGCACCGCGCCTTCCCCAAGGAGATCGAGGACTGGGACATCGAGCGCATCGTCGGCGATTACGCCGCCGCGGCCCAGCGCATGCAGGCCGCCGGCCTCGACGGCATCGAATTCGAGGCCTACGGCCACCTGATGGACAGCTTCTGGTCCCCCGCCACCAACCGGCGCGAGGACGAGTATGGCGGCTCGCTCGACAACCGCCTGCGCTTTTCCGACATGGTGCTCGACGCCGTCCGCAAGGCCGTCGGCCCGGATTTCATCGTCGGCATCCGCATGGTGGCCGACGAGGACTGGGAGGCCGGGCTTTCCAGGCAGGAGGGCGTCGAGATCGCCCGGCGTCTCGCCGGGTCCGGCAAGGTGGATTTCCTCAACATCATCCGCGGCCATATCGACCACGACGCGCATCTGACCAATGTCATCCCGATCCAGGGCATGGCGGCCTCGCCCCATCTCGACTTTGCCGGCGAGGTGCGCGCGGCGACGAAATTCCCGGTCTTCCACGCCGCCCGCATCGCCGACGTGGCGACGGCCCGCCACGCGATCGCCGAAGGCAAGCTCGACATGGTGGGCATGACCCGCGCCCATATCGCCGATCCGCATATCGTCCGGAAGATCGAGGAGGGCAGGGAGGCGCAGATCCGCCCCTGCGTCGGCGCCACCTACTGTCTCGACCGCATCTATGAAGGCGGCGGCGCGCTCTGTATCCACAATGCGGCGACCGGCCGCGAGGCGACCATCCCGCATGTCATCTCGAAATCCTCGGGACCTCGCCGCAAGGCGGTGGTTGTCGGTGCCGGCCCGGCAGGCTTGGAGGCGGCGCGCGTGCTCGCCGAGCGCGGCCACGCGGTGGAGGTGCTGGAGGCCACGGGCGAGGCGGGGGGGCAGATCCTGCTTGCCGCCCGCAACCCGCGCCGCAGGGAACTCGTCGGCATCGTCGACTGGCGCCTTGCCGAGCTCGAACGCCTCGGCGTGCCGATCCGCTACAACGTCTTTGCCGGCGGCGACGACGTGCTCGCCCTTGAGCCCGACCTCGTCGTGGTCGCGACCGGCGGCATCGCGCAGAACCCGGAACTGGAAGCCGGCGACGATCTCGTCATATCGAGCTGGGACATCATTGCCGGCGCGGTGAAGCCGGAAGGCCCGGTCCTGCTTTACGACGACAACGGCGCGCATACCGGCATGACGGCGGCGGAGCTGATCGCGAAAGCCGGCGTGGAGATCGAACTCGTCTCGCCGGAGCGGTTCTTCGCCCCCGAGATCGGCGGCATGAACCACGTTCCCTATGCGAAGGCCTTTGCGGAAAGGAACGTCCGCGTGACGATCAACACCCGCCTCAAGGCCGTGCGCCGCGACGGCAACGCGCTGGTGGCCACCCTCGGCTCGGATTTCTCGCCGACGGCCGCCGCCGAGCGGCGCGTCGCGCAGGTCGTCGTCGAGCACGGCACCATGCCGATGGCCGATCTCTATTTCGAGCTGAAGCCGCTGTCGCGCAATCTCGGTGCCGTCGACTACAAGGCGCTCATGCGCCAGGAGAACCCGATCCGGTCCCGCAATCCCGAGGGCACCTTCGATCTCTTCCGCATCGGCGATGCCGTCCACAGCCGCAACATCCATGCCGGCATCTACGATGCCATGCGCTACGGTGTCCTGTTCTAG
- a CDS encoding PRC-barrel domain-containing protein, whose translation MTNKLLTSVAAGALFLGAALAPAAYAQDTNQPAAGQTQPMEQPAMTGDAATGTTPDDTAATPGAAPTEDTAQTPATGTTTEDTAQTPATPSEDTAQAPATAGGDYLTAQSDEQISANTYIGQAVYNSADESIGKISDLIMEKSGGIDAAVIGVGGFLGIGEKWVAVPFEKISITQVPDSDDVKLTTTETAESLQAAPEFKTKAQQVAERQANTPVDSSTTSSTTGTAPAPAPAPATTPPAE comes from the coding sequence ATGACCAACAAACTTCTTACCTCCGTTGCCGCTGGTGCACTCTTCCTGGGCGCGGCTCTTGCTCCGGCAGCTTATGCACAGGATACCAATCAGCCGGCAGCCGGCCAGACCCAGCCCATGGAGCAGCCCGCCATGACCGGCGATGCCGCGACGGGCACGACCCCTGACGACACCGCCGCCACCCCGGGCGCGGCGCCGACCGAAGACACGGCGCAGACGCCGGCAACCGGCACCACGACCGAAGATACCGCCCAGACCCCGGCAACGCCGAGCGAGGACACCGCCCAGGCTCCGGCAACCGCCGGTGGCGATTACCTGACGGCACAGTCGGACGAGCAGATCAGCGCCAATACCTATATCGGCCAGGCTGTCTACAACAGCGCCGATGAGAGCATCGGCAAGATCTCCGACCTGATCATGGAAAAGAGCGGCGGCATCGATGCCGCGGTGATCGGTGTCGGCGGCTTCCTTGGCATCGGCGAGAAGTGGGTCGCCGTCCCGTTCGAGAAGATCTCGATCACGCAGGTCCCGGATTCCGACGATGTCAAGCTGACGACCACGGAAACGGCCGAAAGCCTGCAGGCCGCGCCGGAATTCAAGACCAAGGCGCAGCAGGTCGCCGAACGCCAGGCCAATACCCCGGTCGATTCCTCGACGACCTCGTCGACGACGGGTACGGCCCCGGCCCCGGCTCCGGCTCCGGCCACGACGCCGCCGGCCGAATAA
- a CDS encoding SMP-30/gluconolactonase/LRE family protein produces the protein MTETHSFTGRILCETACHLGEGPTYDPATDKAFWFDIRGRKLHELHLATMAKAVHDLPFLGSVLAVVDAERQLIVSDQGLFIRTVADGRLTPFARLEDKAANRSNDGRVHPSGALWASTMGRSAEKQSGAIYHVAGERVTKLFSNLTIPNSICFSPDGGTGYFTDTDVNRLMKVALDPRTGLPAGEPALLSDESGTPGGVDGSVCDADGLIWNARWGENAVDVYKPDGTKVARHLVPASQTSCPAFIGAKADRVLVTSAWQDMDAAARLADPHAGQTFELGVVARGRLEPNFRL, from the coding sequence ATGACCGAGACCCATTCCTTCACCGGCCGCATCCTTTGCGAGACCGCCTGCCATCTCGGCGAGGGACCGACTTACGATCCGGCGACGGACAAGGCTTTCTGGTTCGACATTCGCGGCCGCAAGCTGCATGAACTCCATCTCGCCACCATGGCGAAGGCGGTGCACGACCTTCCCTTTCTCGGCAGCGTGCTGGCGGTGGTCGATGCGGAGCGCCAGCTCATCGTCTCCGACCAGGGCCTCTTCATCCGCACCGTCGCGGACGGCCGGCTGACGCCCTTCGCGAGGCTGGAAGACAAGGCCGCCAACCGCTCCAACGACGGGCGCGTGCATCCGTCCGGCGCGCTCTGGGCAAGCACGATGGGCCGCAGCGCCGAAAAGCAGTCCGGCGCGATCTATCATGTCGCGGGCGAGCGCGTGACGAAGCTCTTTTCCAACCTCACCATCCCGAACAGCATCTGCTTTTCCCCGGACGGCGGCACCGGCTATTTCACCGACACGGACGTCAACCGCCTGATGAAGGTCGCGCTCGATCCCAGGACGGGCCTGCCGGCGGGCGAGCCGGCGCTGCTCAGCGACGAGAGCGGCACGCCGGGCGGCGTGGACGGCTCGGTCTGCGATGCGGACGGGCTGATCTGGAACGCCCGCTGGGGCGAAAACGCCGTGGACGTCTACAAGCCCGACGGCACGAAGGTGGCGCGCCATCTCGTTCCCGCCTCGCAGACGAGCTGCCCGGCCTTCATCGGCGCGAAGGCCGACCGGGTGCTCGTGACGTCGGCATGGCAGGACATGGACGCGGCGGCGCGCCTGGCAGATCCCCATGCCGGCCAGACCTTCGAGCTCGGCGTCGTGGCGAGGGGGCGCCTGGAGCCGAACTTCAGGCTGTGA
- a CDS encoding 2-dehydro-3-deoxy-6-phosphogalactonate aldolase, whose protein sequence is MSRIPFPPMRRPLIAILRGLKPNETEDVVGALIETGFTAIEIPLNSPEPFRSIEIAVKMAPEGCLIGAGTVLTVADVERLADVGGRLMVSPNVEPDVIAAAAARGMVTMPGVFTPTEALAAARAGATGLKFFPASVLGPSGIQAIRAILPPELEIAAVGGVSDRNFADYAAIGIRSFGLGSSLYKPGMDGAEVRVRAEATIEAYDTVYGGTR, encoded by the coding sequence ATGAGCCGCATTCCCTTCCCCCCGATGAGACGCCCGCTGATCGCCATCCTGCGCGGCTTGAAGCCGAACGAGACCGAGGATGTCGTCGGCGCGCTGATCGAGACCGGCTTCACCGCCATCGAGATCCCGCTGAACTCGCCGGAGCCGTTCCGGTCCATCGAGATCGCCGTGAAGATGGCGCCCGAGGGCTGCCTGATCGGCGCCGGCACCGTGCTGACGGTGGCGGACGTCGAGCGCCTCGCCGATGTCGGCGGACGGCTGATGGTGAGCCCGAATGTCGAGCCCGACGTCATCGCCGCCGCTGCCGCCAGGGGCATGGTGACGATGCCCGGCGTCTTCACCCCCACGGAAGCGCTCGCCGCCGCCCGCGCCGGCGCGACGGGACTGAAGTTCTTCCCCGCGAGCGTGCTCGGCCCGTCCGGCATCCAGGCGATCCGCGCCATCCTGCCGCCGGAGCTTGAGATCGCGGCCGTCGGCGGCGTATCGGACAGGAATTTCGCCGACTATGCGGCCATCGGCATCCGCAGCTTCGGCCTCGGCTCCAGCCTCTACAAGCCCGGCATGGACGGCGCCGAGGTGCGCGTGCGCGCCGAAGCCACCATCGAAGCCTATGACACCGTCTATGGAGGAACCCGATGA
- a CDS encoding 2-dehydro-3-deoxygalactonokinase, with translation MTGTIARSEPAYVAVDWGTSSFRLWLVGRDGGVIAERRSGEGMTAAARTGFAAVLKSHLAAVCAPTGLPVLVCGMAGARQGWIEAGYLDTPAALADIPTAAVRIPGVEADIRILPGLAQRDAMAPDVMRGEETQLLGAAGALGGGDHLVCMPGTHSKWVRLSGGRVEGFSSFMTGELFEAIAGHTILSHAIADAGAVSGDNAAFRVAVARMVERPALATSQLFSVRAGSLIAGLSPDDAKARLSGTLIGLEIAGALSLVAEGTPVALVVSGGLGSLYTAALAAAGIAPTLIDADTAVRNGLAAGARALWSL, from the coding sequence ATGACCGGAACCATCGCGCGATCCGAACCCGCCTATGTCGCGGTGGACTGGGGAACCTCCAGCTTCCGCCTCTGGCTGGTCGGCCGGGACGGCGGCGTCATCGCCGAGCGGCGCAGCGGCGAGGGCATGACGGCGGCGGCCCGCACCGGCTTTGCCGCGGTGCTCAAAAGCCACCTTGCCGCCGTTTGCGCCCCGACAGGCCTGCCGGTCCTCGTCTGCGGCATGGCGGGCGCACGGCAGGGCTGGATCGAGGCCGGCTATCTCGATACGCCCGCGGCCCTCGCCGACATTCCGACCGCCGCCGTGCGCATTCCCGGCGTCGAGGCGGATATCCGCATCCTGCCCGGCCTTGCCCAGCGCGATGCCATGGCGCCCGACGTCATGCGCGGCGAGGAGACGCAGCTTCTCGGCGCGGCCGGCGCGCTCGGCGGCGGCGACCATCTCGTCTGCATGCCCGGAACGCACAGCAAGTGGGTCCGCCTTTCCGGCGGAAGGGTCGAAGGCTTTTCCTCCTTCATGACCGGCGAGCTGTTCGAGGCCATCGCCGGGCACACCATCCTCAGCCACGCCATCGCCGATGCCGGCGCCGTTTCCGGCGACAATGCCGCCTTCCGCGTCGCCGTCGCCCGCATGGTCGAACGGCCGGCGCTCGCCACAAGCCAACTCTTCTCCGTGCGGGCCGGCTCGCTGATCGCCGGGCTTTCGCCTGACGACGCCAAGGCGCGGCTTTCCGGCACGCTGATCGGGCTGGAGATCGCCGGCGCGCTTTCGCTGGTCGCAGAAGGCACGCCGGTCGCGCTCGTCGTCTCCGGCGGACTCGGCTCGCTTTATACCGCAGCGCTCGCCGCCGCCGGCATCGCGCCCACCCTGATCGATGCCGACACCGCCGTGCGCAACGGCCTTGCCGCGGGCGCCAGGGCGCTCTGGTCCCTTTGA
- a CDS encoding SDR family NAD(P)-dependent oxidoreductase: MAGRHPDLKGQGVIVTGGGSGIGAALVAGFAAEGARVAFLDVAEAESRSLVSSLEGKVEHLPHYIRADLRDIDALRAAVAEAAARLGGIRVLVNNAARDDRHDLDTVEPDYWDENQAVNLRHHFFAAQAVAPHMRRGGGGAIVNFSSIVFLLNMGELPAYATAKAGIVGLTKSLAGRLGPDNIRVNAILPGMVLTERQKRLWIDEAAIAGGIERQCLKRSLVAADMVGPCLFLASEASAAITAQSLIVDGGML, from the coding sequence ATGGCGGGACGGCATCCGGACCTGAAAGGACAGGGCGTCATCGTCACCGGCGGCGGCTCCGGCATCGGCGCGGCGCTGGTCGCGGGTTTCGCCGCCGAGGGCGCACGGGTCGCCTTCCTCGACGTGGCGGAGGCGGAAAGCCGGTCGCTCGTCTCCAGCCTTGAAGGCAAGGTCGAGCACCTGCCGCATTATATAAGAGCGGACCTTCGCGACATCGACGCGTTGCGGGCGGCCGTCGCGGAGGCGGCGGCAAGGCTCGGCGGCATCCGCGTGCTCGTCAACAATGCGGCGCGCGACGACCGGCACGATCTCGACACCGTCGAGCCTGACTACTGGGACGAGAACCAGGCGGTGAACCTGCGCCATCACTTCTTCGCCGCGCAGGCCGTCGCGCCGCACATGCGCCGGGGCGGCGGCGGGGCGATCGTCAACTTCTCCTCCATCGTCTTCCTGCTCAACATGGGAGAGCTGCCCGCCTATGCGACGGCCAAGGCCGGCATCGTCGGCCTCACCAAGTCGCTCGCCGGCAGGCTCGGCCCGGACAATATCCGCGTCAACGCCATCCTGCCCGGCATGGTGCTGACCGAGCGGCAGAAGCGCCTGTGGATCGACGAGGCCGCCATTGCCGGCGGCATCGAACGCCAGTGCCTGAAGCGCTCCCTCGTCGCCGCCGACATGGTCGGTCCCTGCCTCTTCCTGGCGTCGGAGGCCTCCGCCGCCATCACCGCCCAATCCCTCATCGTCGACGGAGGCATGCTCTGA
- a CDS encoding IclR family transcriptional regulator, producing the protein MVMERDGESGTGTLGKAVAVLETVALADRPMRFTEVLAVSGQPRGTLHRQLSHLVQEGLLELRPDHAYVPGLRLLKLASASWAGNEFRAVAAPFLEALHGQTGETVHLGVLRGHEIIYLDKVESRQAVRMNSQIGNASPAYCTGVGKAALSTLDAPALDAILCGLELRRFTPQTIIDRATLMAELAQIRASGIAFDREEHEPGIRCVAAPLADPGRALVAGVSVTGPAYRVGQAQLDDWAPRVRHAARAIMGELSARLGPQR; encoded by the coding sequence ATGGTGATGGAACGGGATGGGGAAAGCGGCACGGGCACGCTCGGCAAGGCGGTCGCCGTCCTGGAAACGGTTGCGCTTGCCGATCGGCCGATGCGCTTCACCGAGGTCCTCGCCGTCAGCGGCCAGCCGCGCGGCACGCTGCACCGCCAGCTTTCCCATCTGGTGCAGGAAGGGCTTCTGGAGCTCAGGCCCGACCATGCCTATGTGCCGGGCCTGCGCCTGCTGAAGCTTGCCTCCGCCTCCTGGGCGGGCAACGAGTTCCGCGCCGTCGCCGCGCCCTTCCTGGAAGCGCTGCATGGGCAGACGGGGGAGACCGTGCATCTCGGCGTGCTGCGCGGGCACGAGATCATCTATCTCGACAAGGTTGAAAGCCGGCAGGCCGTGCGCATGAATTCGCAGATCGGCAACGCGTCGCCCGCCTATTGCACGGGCGTCGGCAAGGCGGCGCTTTCCACGCTCGACGCCCCGGCGCTCGACGCTATCCTCTGCGGGCTGGAATTGCGCCGTTTCACGCCGCAGACGATCATCGACCGCGCGACGCTGATGGCCGAGCTCGCGCAGATCCGGGCGAGCGGCATCGCCTTCGACCGGGAGGAGCACGAGCCGGGCATCCGCTGCGTCGCCGCGCCCCTCGCCGATCCCGGCCGGGCGCTCGTGGCCGGGGTTTCGGTGACGGGCCCGGCCTATCGGGTGGGGCAGGCGCAGCTCGACGACTGGGCGCCGCGCGTGCGCCATGCGGCTCGCGCCATCATGGGCGAGCTTTCGGCGCGGCTCGGTCCGCAACGATAA
- a CDS encoding LuxR family transcriptional regulator, with amino-acid sequence MADRFHTTSSAQFQGRWGGNLSAMGSEEDVAEMLDGIAARYGFRGYLLINVPSETSPDFSSNVLLTSWPDEMLKTYDHAGLIFGSPVVERLRQSTNPFAYDAERTNRRRGDGKAAIAADLFERHGLSRGAYFPAHNSAGLRGALAFGGTREAVTPREMAELNALANHIFTEVVELRAGRRQNVSLSRREIECLSWASAGKTSVEMSEILGLSEYTVNHYLNRATRKLDAVNRVQAVAKAIRAGLLN; translated from the coding sequence ATGGCGGATCGATTCCACACGACATCTTCTGCGCAGTTCCAGGGCCGCTGGGGCGGGAATCTTTCGGCCATGGGTTCGGAGGAGGACGTCGCCGAGATGCTCGACGGCATCGCCGCGCGCTACGGTTTCCGCGGCTATCTCCTGATCAACGTCCCCTCGGAGACCTCGCCGGACTTCTCCTCCAACGTGCTGCTGACGTCCTGGCCGGACGAGATGCTGAAGACCTACGACCATGCGGGCCTCATCTTCGGCAGCCCCGTTGTCGAGCGCCTGCGCCAGAGCACCAATCCCTTCGCCTACGATGCGGAGCGCACCAACCGTCGCCGCGGCGACGGCAAGGCGGCGATCGCGGCGGATCTCTTCGAGCGGCACGGCCTGTCGCGCGGGGCCTATTTCCCGGCGCACAATTCGGCGGGCCTGCGCGGCGCGCTGGCCTTCGGCGGCACGCGCGAGGCGGTGACGCCGCGCGAGATGGCTGAGCTCAACGCGCTGGCCAACCATATCTTCACCGAGGTGGTCGAGCTGCGCGCCGGCCGCCGGCAGAACGTTTCGCTGTCGCGCCGCGAGATCGAGTGCCTGTCCTGGGCCTCTGCCGGCAAGACCAGCGTCGAAATGTCCGAAATCCTCGGACTTTCGGAATATACGGTCAATCATTACCTGAACCGCGCGACGCGCAAGCTCGACGCTGTCAACCGGGTTCAAGCGGTCGCCAAGGCGATCCGCGCCGGACTTTTGAACTGA